The sequence GCATCTTCAAATTTTTTGCGCTCAGAGATGTCGCGGAAGACCACGACGGAACCAATGATGGTCTTGTCTTTGCGCTGGGGCACGCTTGTGTAGGAGGTGTAAAAAAATGAGCCGTCTTTGCGCCAGAAGACCTCGTCTCTGCGGAAACTGGTGATTCCCTGGGTGTGGGCCCGATAAATCGGACAGTTTTCCCGAACGTGCGGCGATCCATCTTCATTTGAATGGTGAAACAGGTCATATATATTTTGACCGATGAGTTCTTCGCTGTTGTATCCAAGCATCCTCTGTGCGGCTTCATTGGCATAGATGCATCGACCGTCCGTATCGGTACCGAAAATGCCTTCTGCTACCGATTGCAATATAAGATGATTATATTCTTCGGATTGTTTGAGCCTTTCCGTTCGATCCTCCACCAAACTTTCGAGATGAGCCTTGTAGCGTATCAGCTCTTTTTTGGCCCTCTCGGTATCTTCAACCCGAATTTTGGCGATATGTTCAGCTTTTTTCGCTTTGATCCGCTCGATGCCCAAAAAAATTGCAATATTAGCAAACCCCGTTAGAAATCTTAGAATGGCGAGTAGTTTCTCCTGGGAGATGATCGGAACATAATCAAGGGCGCGCATATAATCGGCCACATCAAAACCGAATTTTCGGGCCTGCTGTTTGAAATCGTTCATGTTTGGTGCTTGCGTGAGGAATTGCCCCACAAAAAGATTAGCCACATGCCGGCCCTCAATGATGATGGGTGACGCGGCGTTGGTCAGACCGTTTTTGCAGTGGTAAATCGAAAATGGCTTCCCTTTTTCCAGGTTTGCCGCAAGTTCCGTGTCGCTCTCAACACAGCGATAACACGCCTGTGCATCAATACGGTGGAAGTTGGTGCAGATACGCTGCCGACTGGCGGAAATCAGGACATTCCCCTTTAAGTCAACAATGGCCGAGGAGATCCTCATAATATTGCAGAAGTCTTCAAGGACGGGTTTCAGCTGCTCAATATCGATTACTTCCGTCAGGGAAAACCCTTCGCTTTCGACAGCCGCCTGGCCGCTTGGGGCATCAGACTGTTCCGTCGTCTTGCTTGCATTCATGTTTTCTTTTTCTTTCAAGGTGTTCTCCTATATTTCTCCGCCGAAACGAAATAAGATAGCAGGTGTTGTATACCGCATAGTCATATCAGACGTTTGAACAAGACCTCAAAGACATTGATGCTAATCAACACAGAAAACAATCATGGCCTGGTCATCATCGGCCGGGCTGCCTCCTGCGAATTGCAAGATGTCGTCGACAATTTCTTTAAGAATGACTTCGGGGACATCGGAGGCGTTTGTAAATTTCTGCATCAGGCGGTTGGTCCCGTAACGCTCTTCGGATGTGTTGAACCGGTCGGTGGCCCCATCCGTGTAAAACAGAATACGATCCCCGGGATAAAGGGTGATTTCGGAAACCGGCACATCGGTATAAGGAGCTAATCCCATCAGCGTTACGTTGTCACAGGAAATTTCAGCCGCCGTTTTTTCCGAAAACCGATAGAGGATGGGGAGCGGATGGCCGGCACAGGCGATTCTGAGGGTCCTGTGGACGGTGTCATAAACGGCATAGGCTGCCGTTACAAAACTTTCTTTGTTCACTTTGCATAAATGTTTGTTGATGAAGGAGAGTACTTTGTCCGGTTCATTCAGGTCGGTGGAACAGGAACGAAACAGGGCGCAGGTCATCGCCATCATGACAGCGGCAGGCGCACTGTGGCCCTCCGCATCGGCGATCAGGATGGCCAGAAGATCCCCAGGCAGCGTCATAAAATCATAGTAGTCACCACCGGCATAACGGCTGGTTTCATAATGCACTGCCAGTTTCACCCCGTGGACCTGGGGCAGCCGTTCCGGCAGAAGATTACATTGAAGTTGGGAGACGACCTGCAGCTCGTGCTCCAACTCATCCCTTTGTTTTTGCACCTCGCGATTGAGCCGATGGATCGTCAGGTGGGTATTTACGCGGGCAATGACTTCCTCAGGCTGGAAGGGTTTGGCGACATAGTCCACAGCCCCGAGCTGAAGCCCGCGCACCTTGTCTCCGGTATCATCAAGGGCGGAAAGAAAGATTACCGGTATTTTTTGGGTGTCCGGATCCGCCTTTAACCGTCGACACACCTCAAATCCATTGATTCCCGGCATCATTATATCCAGCAAAATGAGATTCGGCCGCATTTTTTGGGCAATGGTCAAGGCCGTCTCGCCATTTTTGGCGACAAGCAGCTTGCAGCCGAGACTTTTCAGGGTGTTCATCAGCACCTGAAGGTTCGCAGGTTGGTCGTCAACCAGGAGAATAGATTCCGTAATCTTGTTTACCATTGTCATTACCGCTCCCTTGGACGGATTTCTAACGGCAGGCTCTCCGTTATACTCGATCATCAAGTTTTTAGGGAATTTGTTCAAATTCAAGGCGGAAACAATTTTTAACCGGTTAAATATACAATATATTTTGAGGATTAAAAATTTTTTCCAACGCCTAAGTTGGACAAATTAACAAAAACTTGATCATTGAGTTATACTATCATGCACTTAGTGTGAGATCGCAACCATGAAGTCAACTTTATATAAGAAATGGGAGTAGGTCAATATCTTCGATCGGATATTATTGAATTCTAATTTCCGAAATTTCAATTTCAGATAACATATGATAAAGATAAATAATTTTAACAGTGTATGTTCAGATATAAAACGCTTCCATTTCTTTCAAACGGCCAAGACCTATTTTAAAATGGAGATGATCATGCAATCATTAAAAACTATTAGTTTCCTCTGTCTGTTGGTGCTTTTGCTGTCTTGCAATACCTACAGCGAATCCAATCTTAAAGCAATTGACGGTAATGCCGGCTCAAGACTT comes from uncultured Desulfobacter sp. and encodes:
- a CDS encoding SpoIIE family protein phosphatase, whose translation is MTMVNKITESILLVDDQPANLQVLMNTLKSLGCKLLVAKNGETALTIAQKMRPNLILLDIMMPGINGFEVCRRLKADPDTQKIPVIFLSALDDTGDKVRGLQLGAVDYVAKPFQPEEVIARVNTHLTIHRLNREVQKQRDELEHELQVVSQLQCNLLPERLPQVHGVKLAVHYETSRYAGGDYYDFMTLPGDLLAILIADAEGHSAPAAVMMAMTCALFRSCSTDLNEPDKVLSFINKHLCKVNKESFVTAAYAVYDTVHRTLRIACAGHPLPILYRFSEKTAAEISCDNVTLMGLAPYTDVPVSEITLYPGDRILFYTDGATDRFNTSEERYGTNRLMQKFTNASDVPEVILKEIVDDILQFAGGSPADDDQAMIVFCVD